CGTCATCGTCACAGCGGCAAGCACGTCCATTATCACGAGTCTGTTTCTAGCTCCAGCGCCCATTCCTCCAGGCCGTCTGGTCAAGCTGGAGTAGTTGATAAGGAAGCAATTCGCATTCCCGACGCCGCCCCCCGAACTGTCTCGCGGGCCGAGCGCCTTATTGCTAGCATCATGGCGGGAACACGAAACCCCATTCATGGCCTTACTGGCAAACCGCTAATGTTCGATGTCTCCTGCTGCCCGGCAATGTTTTGACTTGCATGAACTACAACTAACAACTCGTAACAGCTACTTCACTTCCATTTTTGTGTCATTAGGCGTCTTTCTTTTTGGATATGATCAGGGCGTCATGTCCGGCATCATTACGTGCGTGAACCCCCCTCTATTGTGGCTTCCTGACACCCCATACCGTCACGCTCGATAGACACGAAGACCGAGTAACTGATGAGATCTGTGCAGCGGTCCGTATTTCAAGGACTATTTCAATCAGCCAACAAGCGCGCAAATAGGCACTATGGTTGCGATTCTGGAAATAGGTGCCCTCATCTCCTCGCTCCTGGTGGGCAGAATTGGTGATATCATTGGCCGCCGCAAGACTATCCTGTACGGATCGTGCATCTTTTTCGTGGGCGGTGCCTTGCAAACGATGGCCACTGATatggccatgatgatgactgGGCGTATTATTGCTGGCTTGGGTGTCGGCATGCTCTCCACTATCGTTCCGGTCTACCAGTCCGAGATCTCGCCTCCTCATAACAGAGGAAAGCTTGCTTGTATTGAGTTCTCGGGTAACATCATTGGTTACACAACCTCTGTCTGGGTAGATTACTTCTGTGGGTTCCTTGAGGGTAACATCTCGTGGCGTCTTCCGCTTCTCATGCAATGTATCATGGGCGCGTTGCTCGGACTAGGAAGTCTGATTATAGTGGAATCACCCAGGTAAGTACAGCCTTTTTTTCAGTGCTCAGCTTCCATTGATTGCTAATCACGATGTTAGATGGCTCCTGGACAATGATCATGACGAGGAGGGCATCGTCGTGATTGCCAACCTGTACGGCGGTGGTGACATCCATAATCCTCGCGCCAGGGATGAGTTCAGAGAAATCAAGATGGGCGTGTTGCTTGCGCGCCAGGAGGGCGAAAGAACATACAGTGAGATGTTCAAGCGATACAGCCGTCGCGTCTTCATCGCTATGTCGGCTCAAGCCCTGGCGCAGCTCAACGGCATAAACGTCATCTCGTACTACGCACCCCTCGTGTTCGAGTCTGCAGGCTGGGTGGGCCACGACGCCGTGTTGATGACTGGCTTCAACGGCATCACTTACTTATTGTCGACGATTCCGCCATGGTACATCGTCGACCGCTGGGGTCGTCGGCATATCCTCTTGACGGGTGCTGTGGCTATGGTGCTTTCCCTGTCCGCTATTTCGTACTTCTTGTACCTTGATACTCATTGGACACCGTCTGCAGTTGTGGTTATGGTCATGATTTACAATGCGGCATTCGGATACTCATGGGGCCCCATTCCCTGGTTGTACCCGCCGGAGATATTGCCCTTGAAGATTCGATCCAAGGGTGCTAGTCTTTCAACAGCGACGAACTGGGCGTTCAACTTCTTGGTTGGAGAGATGACGCCCATTTTACAAGAGTTGATTCACTGGAGGCTGTACTTGATTCATGCCTTCTTCTGCGCTGTTAGTTTTGTAATTGGTGAGTATCTCCTTACAGCGACCCCTCAAGGTATCCAACTAACGGAGTTTCCagtatatttcctttatccCGAAACTTGCGGTGTCCGGCTTGAGGACATGGACGCCCTCTTTGGTGATTCCACCAACGCATTTGGCACGCCCACCGTCAGCACCCCGTCACTTCATGCTGAGGTTGATCCTCTCGTTGGTCCGGGCTCACCCGTGCCACGGCTGGATATTCGAGGTCGGCCACTCGCCAGTGCGGCCATTCCCGGCCTGCCGATCGATCCTCCGGATGAGGTtgagattataaataagagttCCTCCAACCAAAACAGGGGCGGAATCGGCGGCTTGTTGTCGAGGTTGGTTGgacggagagggagaggaagtgCCGAGGGATCTGATAGTGGTAGCTATGCGCCACTTCGGCAAGGCGATGACTAGATCTTGGATACATTCCGACTTCAAGTGAACAGGGTCAATCCAAAGCAGTTATACCTTGTGTTCTCTTTGGATAAGTGCGCACATAGACGTTGGATATCAGAAATCTCAAGGGAGCGGTGCGTTCCAGAGCCCGGATAGCGAAATAGATTGGAAGTGCTCGATTGTCTGAGAGCTACATTCTCCTCTCCTAAAAATTCAAACGCGGTTGTCATTTTCCACCATAAGGTCCTGCCTTGCTTCTATCTTGCTTTCACTTTGCATGCTCCTGGTAATGTCCAGTAGCACAACAATACCCAAAGCACTCTCTTACCCTAATTCTCACCACAATAGCTTTATCCTACATATATTGTCCCCTCTCATCCTTCGCTTTCTAAAACATATTCCACTCAGGAGGCACCAAGGTAGTCCGCGCAACAGGCGCACCCATAGGGGTGCTAGCTGCACCGTTACTACCGCCACCAGCACCGAAAGCTCCACCTTTGGTCGTACCTGTACCTGTACCACCGCCACTCCCCGAACCCTTCCACCGAACAGGCTCAAGAGCCAAGTCGATCCCCTCCAACTGTTCCCTTCTTACTCGATCTCTTACTTCAAAGGTCACGTTTCGTCCATCCAACTCTGCCACCTCCTTGATAGTCGCGGTCACCGCCTCCTTGGCAGGTTTTTCGATGCCGAAAATCCCAGATTCGGCACACGCTCGGCATCCACTCCCGCATCTGGATCCAGAGTTGGTAGAACTGGTACTGGTGACACCCGACATGTTTGTGGTGGAAGCGGCACTTGCACTCGTCGCCTGCGAGCCTCCCCACCCTGTACTTAGAACCATGGGGCTGAGGGGGCTTAGGCCTGGTAACTCTCCGTTTCCGCTTCCATGTGCATCCCCGTCAATTCCATTCTTGATCTTTGTCAGTGGAGTGTTGGGCATTCTTTGACGCGTCGTGGGCGTACGTGGGTTCCGCGTCATTGTTCCGAACCCGAGTTCATGAATCTCACGAGGTCCATGAGTCCCTCCCTGAAGCTCTTGAATCCCATGTGGTTGTGGTCTATTCGCCCCATACAGTCCATGTTCAGGTGCTGCCCCTGGGCGCCAAAATCCCCTTTCTCTTaacgctgccgccgccgcctcctttGCCTCCCGCGCTCGCTTCCGCCGACGAGGCCCGCGGTACCACCatgtgaagaggatgaggtaTATAACTGCCAGGGCGCCGATGACCGAGCCGAGGATGGCGGATTTAGGGTTGTGTCTCTTTGGGTTTTGGTCTTCTTCTGAGGGGGTGTTGGCAGCGGAAATATAAGTGGGGATATCGGAGGTTTGGGTCTCGGGAAGGGTTTGGGTTGAGGATGTTGAAGTCAAGGTAGGTGGGAGGGCAATGTCaccggaagtggaagtggatggCAGGAGAGTGTGGGCTGAGTGGGTTTGTTGGAGTGTTGAGGGTTCTGGTGGCTGTGACGAAGATATGGGTATCACGGGCTTTGCTGTTGAAATTGTTGGGACGGGCGCCTGCACATGGGAAGCAGTGAAGTTGTCATCTCCGGTGGTTAAGGGAGCGACAGTCGAGACCGAATCCCGCTTACCGCTTGatgtagtggtggtggcggtggtagCAAGTACAGAGGTTCCGAGAGCGGCCTTTTGATCCAGCATGTAGTTGTGAATCGTATAATGACCGTCGCCGCAACCGACACTCCAGTATGGATCTGCTTCGTCGGTATGAGTATTCGTTAGACGGGTGAGTTGGCAATATGGATTAGATGCGGCATGGCTGGTTTGAGATATCCAAATTAGTGAACTGGGTTTCATAGGGAAGGAGACCATAGAGGAGACGAAAACAGATGGACATACCATCTTGTTGTGCCAAACTGAGTACGTGCCTCGGCAATACCGCAGCCATAACTGCAATTATAAGCATCGATACACCAGGCATTCCATCCGCAGTTGTCGACGATGTCGTGTCTGTCTTTGAGGGAGGACTTTTTCGAGCAGAAGCCAAACAGCCGGTTCGGTGGAAACATGGCACACACCATGTCCTCTGGAGGCGATATGGGCATGAGATGGGCATCCTTAGCGACGGCATAGCCGCAGACGCTGGTTAATATTGGAACATCAGTTCCACCAATTTGGCGTCGTAGTGCTGCCGCCGAAGTGATGACTGCCGGTGTTGCTGCGCTTACGGGTACTCCGCTTGGAATCAGTGCCGCCGTGCTCGTGGGCACCATTGAAGTTATCACGGCCATCGTGTTGTATTCGACGACTGATAACGCGAAGTGAGGGTGAGCAAGTCAAAAGATCTCCATGGGCACGATGTTGAAAGTGAAGAGAGTCGGGAATACGGTTAGAAGATTGCTCCCTCCTCGGCCGTTCACGTCTCAGCAGTTATgagcgagaagaaggcgtCACACCCCGCCAGGGAGGGAGCAAAGATGGGGATCGCTTTCTTTCAGCTCGGTTCCCGTCGTCGAGTCGTACGATCAATTGTAATAGTCCGATGGCGGGTATAATAATTCCTCCCACGGGAAAGGGCAAAAGAGGGCGGGAGCTTAATGTGTCAGCCAGGGGAGAGAACAAAGCGATCCATGTTGACTAAAGATATTTTTGGACAAGGCTCTTTGTGCGCCATGCTGTCAGGTCGAGAACAATCATAACTTGAGCTAAGCGTCAACACGCTATACTTAGGCACCTGTTCAACTAAGTAACTGAAACCTCTCTTGCCCACTGGTACGGAAGCTTGAGCAAGTTGGTGGTTGCCCTTGGACAAAGGGCATACCCGGTTGGTTGGAGTCCGTGTAAGTGATAAGACGTAAGTTACGCTATCGGTCCACATCCTGATACACATATGGTACGCTGACAATACCTACCAGCCATGATGGTCCGTGCTGAGTTTGCGTCTGTTCACTCGAGTCATCGATTGGCTTGATGATTACATAGCCGTTGGTTGCATCCCATCAGGACTTCAACACCCGTTACACCCTATATCATGTCGAACCAGGAGCTCGTCCACGCCTACCGACATCTTCTACGATGGTCGTTGAGGGCCGTGCAGTTCTCCAAGCCGGCGCGCTTTGTGGTTCGAGACACACTCCGTGCAGCCTTCCGCGATAAGAATGGCACTTTTGAGCCCTCGAGGGTCAAGTCAACGTTGTGGTTTCTCGAGTCGGCCGCGACGTATGTCGGGGTGGAGCACAAAATCATCAAAAATCTGGTACACGTTAGGTATATCCAGAACAAAAGCACCGGGCCATGGAGGATCAGGGCGCAGACGCTTTCCAAGTCCCAGCAGTAAGTCAAATAGAAGAGGCGAAGAGGCTGAAGTGCAAATGCTGAAGAGAAGGAACCCAACAGGAGAGCGCTCAAGGATCCAGTGTATGAAAAGGAGTACGAGCATTTTGACAAGACAATCGCCATGTTGAACGATACAATGAACTTGTGTTTACGGTAAACAAGTGTCCGAAGTCCGGGCAACAGTGGCCAGGAGCGGTTCGAAGCCGGCCTCAGTGCCAGCGTTTTGTATGGGCATGCCCCCGGCCCTTCAAGCAGATCCACGGACGGGAAAAAGGAGGCGATCACAAGGGGCCAAACCGAGTCAGATGAGTCGGCTCCAATTGTCGTGATTACTCCACAAATTGGAGACACTTTTGCACACCGTCGGATCTTTCCCCAGGTTTCTCCGCATTGGATTTTTTATGATAGTGGTGTAAATGGTGGTTTGCGGTCTTGTCAATGGGGTGGCCAGCCATGTCCCACAAGTGAGGCCCAAAAGGACGCCGTCGATGCTCACAATGCGCTTCCGAGTAGCAACATCTAGGCTTCGGATGATGGTGGACTGCGGGCTGTCAACCAAAAAAGGGAAGGTCAACAACTGGAACATTGGGAGAACAGATGCGCGAGGAAGGGTTGCGGCACGTATACAACAGATATAAGGGTCAAAACACCCAACAACGGGATCTCGTGTTGCATGCGGGAAGCGGCTACAATTAGTTCATGCTCAACTTACCCGCCATGCCACCTTGTGGCGCGGTTTCCGTTCTAGGCGGGTTTTACCTCGGGGCTGCTGATGAGAGCCAAGATGTGACTGGCCTATCTCAGTTCTAGAAACCTTTTGAGATTAGATTGTAAAACCATGGACTCCTTTACTGAAAAAGTGTACAACAACATCTCCGCTTCTGGTGGTTAGCAGCAACAAAGAGGAAACACGGAAAGGGTCCCTTTTGATTATATAACGAACCACGATCGAACGTCGGTGGCGAGATAACATGCGCTTGTCCCTGTTTCAGGCAAGCATTGCTGCATCAGTGACGGTATGATGTTGGCTGGGATTGAGACTATAAGGCCGATCCCATTTACCGACGGTTCGAGATTGCTTTGGCACTGGAGATCTCCAGAGCGAGTTATTGACGGCGATTGCTGTAGTCACACTGAAATGGGCGATTGTCAACTGCAAAGATGAACGGAAATGAGACGCCCTTTGAAGCCACGGGGATCGTGGCCCCACAAGAAGCAGGCCAGATCGGTCACATCCGTCACATTGTgggaagaaaacaaaaacaaaaaaaaaccaaagtTTGAAGCGGTGCAAGCAGCATCTTGAGGTACCGGTAAACCCCGCGCCAGTTGCATTACATGGAGAGTACATGGGAGAGCTTTACCTCGGATTTCGGGCAACAGTGTTAGAGACTTGGAGGGGGCTGTCACCAACTTCCAAAAAAACGAAGGCAGCACCAGAATATCATCCGTCATTATAGTGGAGTTCCCCATCGTTATGTCCATACATATCGTGACTGCCTTTGTTTCCACTGCGACTCAGCCGAGAGAAATGGTCCAACGGCGAAAGGCGCCCGAAGACTGCCGGACCGGGACCCAGCAAGCGGTCACGATGCGTGGAAGTACCCGCCATAGCTCCATTTCCCGTAGCATCGTGACTCCGAACCCCCGGTCTGGAATTCCGTCTCTGCAACAACTCCaactttccacttcctcctcttctctctccaATTGCACTCCCACACCACCAGCTATTGCACGCCTCTGTACACTCCGAGTACCTGTACACTCGTGCCGTCACAAGCCACCATCAGTTCCAACAGCAGTCCCGACGGAACAGTGCATTGCtagcacacacacacctcacCACTGCATTCATCGTCGAACCCCGCAACCAACCCGGGCAAGCTTCACACTCGCACGACAACTTTAAGTGCACTGCATTGCACCCAGAGACAGTCGCGGTTCCAAGCCTACGCTACCCGGTCACCTCGAGCTCCAATCTCTCCAGCTTCCTGTGTTCCAGTCACACAGCGTCAACTAGCTACCCTTCAACTTCCCACTCGACGGGAGGTACCTTACGATAAGCAAACCGGCATCGCCTGCCGTCTGTCGCTTGTCGCCGTCCATCGGTCAACTGTCATCCGACTAGGGAATAGGGACGCCCTCGGCACCAACCAATCCCtattccccttcccctcttcgTCGATCAGGCCTCCGGCCCTTGAATCCTGCCTCAAACTTGTACATTCGCCTTCTCTCCGACTCGTTCCACCATCAGAAAAAGCTCAATAGTTGCGCGGGACCACCCATTGAGAGCTACATAGGGGAAGGGACACCGGTTTCTCACCAGACCGAGAAGCACGCGCGGGGTGGGGTGTCTTTGACGGACCTTCGCCAGCCAGCATAACGGCGTTTTGCAACTGTGCCCAGGACTTTGGTCTCGATCGACGAGACCACTGTCTAGCCGGACGGGCCTCTTCCGAGTTGATCCCCGGCAAAGGGCAGTCCCCCGTTTTGCAGATCATATACGAGATTAGAGCTACGACAAGGGGCGACTTCGCGCGCCACGAGATTATCAACAAGTATGCGCGCGACAGCAACCCTTCCAGCTGCCGATAACGCCCTCCTCGACGACAGCAGTATATCGAACAATGGCCCAACCGCTGGCCACCGTCGCCTTGCACCATCATTTCCCATCATGTCGCAACAGAGCAACAGCCAGGAGAACAGTACATCGCTGAAAGGGAGCTCTAAAGATGGCTCAAATGGGGGAACCAGCACGAGCACGAGCAGCCTTACAAATGCCGGTCCTAGCAGCGATGGGCAGTTTTGGAACAGCACACAACGACTGGCGAAAAAATACCGCACCGAGGTTGCCGCTTCGGCCTCGAGCGTGCTGTCCACCATGTCCACGTTCCCCCTTGATAGCGTCAAGACACGGATGCAGACGTACAAATATGCCGGATTTGTCGATTGTGTCAAGCAGACATATCACACCGAGAGGCTCAGGGGCTTCTTTCGAGGTAGGTTATTGCGCCTTTCCCGGCACCTTGCCCGGGGTTAGTAGTGCCAATTTCCTGACTCCTGCCTTGAATGACTTAGGCGTCACGGCCCCGATGCTCAGCATAACTGCGGTACGGACTGTGTCGTTTTCCATCTATCAGCGCTCCAAATACGCATATAGTGACTGGGTCAAACGCAACTTTGGCTTTGATGTCATGAGCCATGTCGCCTCCCACGGGTCGTTGCCCAATTTCTGGACTGTTGCCACCTTTGGCGCCGCTGGCGCAACGGCCGGATCGTGCATAACTTTGATAGCTTGTAAGTCTGTGTGCAACAACCGAAGAACCTCTTTTGAGGAATTCTTAAAATCGAAAGCTAACGCCGTGCTTCCGAAAATACCATAGGCCCATTCGAGTTGACTAAGCTCAGCGCGCAAGTTTCAGTTTTGATGGCAGACAAGAAGAATT
The Neurospora crassa OR74A linkage group II, whole genome shotgun sequence DNA segment above includes these coding regions:
- a CDS encoding high affinity glucose transporter; its protein translation is MAGTRNPIHGLTGKPLIYFTSIFVSLGVFLFGYDQGVMSGIITGPYFKDYFNQPTSAQIGTMVAILEIGALISSLLVGRIGDIIGRRKTILYGSCIFFVGGALQTMATDMAMMMTGRIIAGLGVGMLSTIVPVYQSEISPPHNRGKLACIEFSGNIIGYTTSVWVDYFCGFLEGNISWRLPLLMQCIMGALLGLGSLIIVESPRWLLDNDHDEEGIVVIANLYGGGDIHNPRARDEFREIKMGVLLARQEGERTYSEMFKRYSRRVFIAMSAQALAQLNGINVISYYAPLVFESAGWVGHDAVLMTGFNGITYLLSTIPPWYIVDRWGRRHILLTGAVAMVLSLSAISYFLYLDTHWTPSAVVVMVMIYNAAFGYSWGPIPWLYPPEILPLKIRSKGASLSTATNWAFNFLVGEMTPILQELIHWRLYLIHAFFCAVSFVIVYFLYPETCGVRLEDMDALFGDSTNAFGTPTVSTPSLHAEVDPLVGPGSPVPRLDIRGRPLASAAIPGLPIDPPDEVEIINKSSSNQNRGGIGGLLSRLVGRRGRGSAEGSDSGSYAPLRQGDD